The stretch of DNA CGACACCCGAAGTAGCCGGAGCCTATTTCCCACACCAGGTCCGCGCCGTACCTGAGGTGGTACTTGGTGAGCCCACCCTCGCCGGTCTCGTGCGCGAACCCGCCCATCGCGGCGCCCTTGTTCATCGCCAAGACGGCGTTCTTGGACAAGGACCCAAACGACATCGAGGAGACATTGAACAGCGAAATGTCATAAGGCTTGGTGCAGTCCGGACCACCCAGGCGAACCTTAGGCGCCTGAATGAGTACCGGTGCCGGGTTAGCCGAGTGCATGATGTGGTCACGCCCAGGCTTGAGCAGGTCACGCTCAGTACCGAACGCCTCCTCCGCACCCAGATTCTTAGCCTGCTGGTAAATCATCGTGCGGGTTTCGCGGTCAAACGGTGCGCCATCCGTGTCGGACTCGATGAAGTATTGCTGCACTGGTGGTCGCAACGCTTCGGCAGCCCAGCGGCCACGGCCGACGAGCGGGAAGTTCCGTCGAATCGAATGCTTAGTTTGGAAGAAGTCAAACACAGCCACGGCAGATGCGCCTGCTGCGATCGTGAGAGCACCGATCTTGGTCTTTTTCACTTGGGGTAATCTCCTGTAGGCAATGGGGTTAGCTAAGACTTTATGTCATGTTGCTCACTCGTGATTACCATCGCCTCGACATAAGTTTCACACCCAACCCGAGCCAGGAACTTTCCGCAGGTTATCACGTACTTCCCCCGCATAGTCACCACTTTTCTATAACCTGGTGGCTATGAACGAAACTTATTCCACCACCCCAATTGTTGATGAACTGGGCTTCGTCGTAGAGCCGAATTCGGAGGACTTCCGTACCCCCGCGCCCGCGCCAGGCGAACAACCTTGGGAGCGTTCCCAGCCGGAATGGTATAAGCAAGCCGTTTTTTACGAAGTACTAGTACGTGCCTTTGCCGACGAAAACAACGACGGTGTCGGCGACCTCCGCGGACTGACCGGAAAACTAGACTATTTGCAATGGTTGGGCGTCGATTGCTTGTGGATCCCACCCTTCTACGACTCCCCTCTCAAAGATGGCGGCTACGACATCCGCAACTTCCGCGAGATCCTGCCGGAGTTCGGCACCGTAGATGACTTCGTCGAACTCGTCGACCAAGCACACCAACGTGGCATCCGAATCATTACTGACCTGGTTATGAACCACACCTCCGACCAGCACCCGTGGTTCGTAGAGTCCCGGCGCGATCCAGAGGGGCCGTACGGCGACTTCTACGTGTGGAACGACACTCCTGAGCTCTACCAGGAAGCCCGCATCATCTTCATCGACACCGAAGAATCGAACTGGACCTTTGACCCGGTGCGCGGGCAGTACTACTGGCACCGCTTCTTTAGCCACCAACCCGACCTGAACTATGACAACCCAGCTGTCCAGGAAGCGATGCTGGACGCAATGCGTTTCTGGCTGGACCTCGGCCTTGACGGTTTCCGCTTGGACGCCGTGCCCTACCTCTACGAGCGCGTGGGAACCAACGGCGAAAACCTTCCTGAGACCCATCAATTCCTCAAGCTGTGTCGCGAGGTCATCGAAAAGGAATACCCGGGTCGCGTATTACTGGCAGAAGCAAATCAATGGCCACAAGACGTGGTGGAATACTTCGGCGAACCAGAGGTCGGCGACGAATGCCACATGGCCTTCCACTTCCCGCTCATGCCCCGCATGTTCATGGCCGTACGGAAAGAATCCCGCAAGCCGATTTCGAACATCTTGCGGGACACCCCGCCGATCCCGAGTTCAGCGCAATGGGGCATCTTCCTGCGCAACCACGACGAATTGACCTTGGAGATGGTCACCGACGACGAACGCGCCTACATGTATTCTCAGTATGCGAAAGAGCCTCGGATGCGCGCGAATGTGGGCATTAGGCGTCGATTAGCGCCGTTGCTGGAGGGCGACCGAAACCAGCTGGAGCTCTTCCACGCGATGCTGCTGTCCCTGCCCGGTTCCCCGGTGCTTTACTACGGTGACGAGATCGGCATGGGGGACAACATTTGGCTGCATGATCGCGACGGCGTACGCACCCCGATGCAGTGGAATGCCGACCGCAATGGAGGATTTTCCAAGGCTGAGCCAGAGCGGCTCTATTTGCCGGCGATCCAGAACGCGCAGTACGGCTACGCGGCGGTGAATGTGGAAACGCAAATGAACCAGGAGAACTCCCTGCTGAAGTGGTGTCGCGCGCTGATCCATATCCGCAAGCAGTATGACGCTTTCGGTCTGGGCACCTTCCGGGAAATCGAGTCAAACAACGACG from Corynebacterium epidermidicanis encodes:
- the treS gene encoding maltose alpha-D-glucosyltransferase, which encodes MNETYSTTPIVDELGFVVEPNSEDFRTPAPAPGEQPWERSQPEWYKQAVFYEVLVRAFADENNDGVGDLRGLTGKLDYLQWLGVDCLWIPPFYDSPLKDGGYDIRNFREILPEFGTVDDFVELVDQAHQRGIRIITDLVMNHTSDQHPWFVESRRDPEGPYGDFYVWNDTPELYQEARIIFIDTEESNWTFDPVRGQYYWHRFFSHQPDLNYDNPAVQEAMLDAMRFWLDLGLDGFRLDAVPYLYERVGTNGENLPETHQFLKLCREVIEKEYPGRVLLAEANQWPQDVVEYFGEPEVGDECHMAFHFPLMPRMFMAVRKESRKPISNILRDTPPIPSSAQWGIFLRNHDELTLEMVTDDERAYMYSQYAKEPRMRANVGIRRRLAPLLEGDRNQLELFHAMLLSLPGSPVLYYGDEIGMGDNIWLHDRDGVRTPMQWNADRNGGFSKAEPERLYLPAIQNAQYGYAAVNVETQMNQENSLLKWCRALIHIRKQYDAFGLGTFREIESNNDAVFSYFREYRGQVILCINNLSKRPQAASLDLSEFVRIVPRELTGGELFPEIGDREWTVTLAPHGFFWFDLTR